The sequence AGTTACTATATCTCCAACAGTTACTATATCACCATCTATATTTGGTAATGTTTTATATACTTTTCCAAAGGGTTTTTTTAATTTTTCTCTTAAATTTTCTGGGAGTATTAACATGCTTATCTACTCCTTTACACTTAATGCATATTTACCTTTAATTTTAATATTTGCCTTCTTAGCAATTTCTGATTTTTCTGGATTTAAAACAATTAACAACCCAATCCAATTTTCGCTTGTTGGAGAGTGACATATAGGGCATATTTCGTCATTAGTTAGATATTTACATTTTAAGCAGGCTCTCATAACCTCACCTTTTTAGTTATTCTTCCTCTTTTTTATTTTTCTTTTTTTCCTCTTCAATCCACTCTAATTTTCCAAGATATGGCTGTCTCATCGTTAAAGCTATTTTACTTCCTCTCTTTCTTTCAGCTTTTAAACTAATAGCAACAATTCTTGCTCTAACATAGTCTCCAATTTCTAAAACTTTTCCAGTCTCTTTTCCAATAATCGCCTCTCTCTTAGGGTCGTAAGATACATAATCATCCATAATTTGCGAAACGTGTATTAATCCATCCAAAGGTCCTAACCTTACAAAACTACCAAATTCTACGACATCTACTACTTCTCCTTCAATAAGTTCATACATTTCTGGAATATACACAAGAGTTTCAAATACAACTGGGTGATAGGCTGAACCATCTCCATGAACGACTTTTCCATCTCCAATCTCTTTTACATCAACTATTGACAAAATAAAACCTACGTCTTTGTCTAATCTTCCTTCGTATTTTTCTATAAGAATTTTTTTTATGGTTTCTTTTAAATCATTTCCAAACTCTTCTGGGGGAACTCTAACAATATCAGCAATTTCTAATATCTTATACATAGTTAAATTCACCTCTTATTTTGAGTTTATTAAATAAAAAAGATTAAGAAACATTAAGAGTAATAATAAAATTAAAAATAATTTAAAAGATTAATAATTAAAATAAAAAACTAAAAATAACATTTAATGTTTAATGAAAATCTTACTACAAAGTTATATTTATAATTAACCATTTTATTTTTGTTATTAATTATGAAACGAAAAGTATATATATTAGTAATTTCTATTGTAAGAAGTGCTTATGCTTACTTTAAGAGGACCCGTAGCCTAGCCTGGATAGGGCACCGGCCTTCTAAGCCGGGGGTCGGGGGTTCAAATCCCCCCGGGTCCGCCACTCTTTTTTTTAAATTATAATATGCTCCGGTGGTGTAGTCCGGCCAATCATGCGGGCCTTTCGAGCCCGCGACCCGGGTTCAAATCCCGGCCGGAGCACTATTTTTTAATTTTATAATAAATTTATATAAGCAAATATATGGGTTTATGATATTTTTAAATATTTAATTTGTTTAAAAAATAAAAATTAGATTTAATTTAGATTTAATAATTGTTTATTAACATTGTGAGAGAGTTTCTTTACTAATTACTAATATTGTAGAGGTCTGATTATAGTGTCCCATCGAACCTCCTCTTGTAGATCCTTGCTCTCCATAAGTATTGAAACCAATTACAGGAATATCTTTACCAAAAGTTTTTCTTATAATTTCTACATCAGATATTCCTAATTTTTCATTTAATAAATGTCTCAAAACACAGTTAAATATAACAATTGCTCCAATTTCTTCTGGATTTCCAGCATCTTTTACTGCATCGTATAATGCTCTTTTAAAGTTTTCAATTGCTGTTTTTTTATCAGTAGTCATCATTGTAAGATAACAATTTTTTTGAACCTCTGCATAACATGGAACACTTCCATCTTTATTAGCACATATTGCACTTTTAATAATATAATCTGCATAAACATCTCCTGTTCTAACTCCAAAAGGATTGACACTCAACACTTCTGGGGTGATTTCATTAACCTCTAATAATTCTTTTAAAACTTCTGCTGCTGGCCTTTCATTTAATTCATAAATTACTCTTCCTTTACATTTAGTAATTACAGCCCCTTTATCTGTCGGAACATATGGATGGCTCATTCCTACTCCCATTTTTAAACCACATACCAATGCATTGACTACTGAGTTTGTATAAACACCATCTGCAAATTGATAAGTTTGTTTAAATTTTAAATCATCTCCAGAAGAACCTCCTACTATTCTTGAACTTCTTCCCATTTTTGATAACATCCCT is a genomic window of Methanocaldococcus sp. containing:
- the rpoE gene encoding DNA-directed RNA polymerase, producing MYKILEIADIVRVPPEEFGNDLKETIKKILIEKYEGRLDKDVGFILSIVDVKEIGDGKVVHGDGSAYHPVVFETLVYIPEMYELIEGEVVDVVEFGSFVRLGPLDGLIHVSQIMDDYVSYDPKREAIIGKETGKVLEIGDYVRARIVAISLKAERKRGSKIALTMRQPYLGKLEWIEEEKKKNKKEEE
- the spt4 gene encoding transcription elongation factor subunit Spt4, coding for MRACLKCKYLTNDEICPICHSPTSENWIGLLIVLNPEKSEIAKKANIKIKGKYALSVKE
- a CDS encoding FIST N-terminal domain-containing protein, with translation MVRNALNVGVGQSSSISEAVEMALENINNPKLTIVFASSDFDPNEVYSVVREKIKKGHIIGGTTAGEFTNLYTKPKTGTVAVMCLESPALKVGIGVGENISKNPEEAGRTAINMAYQNIIKDPTLASFVFLGLMKSKNTNLLNINPFTTICLIDGLQGVEEGVLRGMLSKMGRSSRIVGGSSGDDLKFKQTYQFADGVYTNSVVNALVCGLKMGVGMSHPYVPTDKGAVITKCKGRVIYELNERPAAEVLKELLEVNEITPEVLSVNPFGVRTGDVYADYIIKSAICANKDGSVPCYAEVQKNCYLTMMTTDKKTAIENFKRALYDAVKDAGNPEEIGAIVIFNCVLRHLLNEKLGISDVEIIRKTFGKDIPVIGFNTYGEQGSTRGGSMGHYNQTSTILVISKETLSQC